A stretch of DNA from Coccidioides posadasii str. Silveira chromosome 1, complete sequence:
ACCAAAGCCCAAGACCGTCCGAACTGAACGCCCTCCCAAATGCTGTTGATCCGTCTCTCGTCCTCCCAGAGTTCTTCATGTCAGTTACTAAGCTCATCATACCAACACCAGGGACCATGCATTACCGGAAAATAGGAAAAAtacaaaaagagaaaaagcaTCTAAAAGACAAGTTAGAAAGACCAATAAACCCagaatataagaaaaaagAATCTAGAAAAGAGACTGAGGCGGGCTATTTAAAGGATTAAAGCAAAAAGTAAGTGGGGAATAGACCCAAAGGGTAGAACAGGTGCCTAACTCCATACTCTAGCAGATCTCAACTATAAGTGAGAAGGGTATTTGAGAGCAACATTCTTATGGATATCCCTGCATAGAAAACAACAAAAGGCTGGCAGGCTAAATGTTTATGAGTCCTGAAGCATAAGAAGTCGAACAAACAGGTCGACAAGTGGAGACTAATAATAAGTCTCATGCTTCAGCTCATAATTTGGAAGCTCATCGAACCATTCCGTTGACGGGTTGTATCGGAAGACTTTGAATTCAACGCCGTACGGTTTCTTCAGGAAGCCCAACGTCAGTAAGTGAATCGAACGCTTAGGCACAACTCTTCAGGGATTATATGGGGAACTGAAAGGCACTTACAGGTTCGATAGAGTAGATTGTCCCAAGCGGAACGTCCAGGTCGGTAAGAATCTCCCTCTTCAATCCAAGGAAGTACGCGAGTAACACCCTGGCGACAGATCGATGGCCAACAAGCAGGACATGGTCGGTCATCCGTTCGACTTCGACGATGACTGCACGCAGACGGTTGATGACGTCGAGATATCCTTCTCCACCAACGCCGGGGTAGCGATAGTGGAGTTTCTGCCGACGACGTAAGGCGTAATCTTCGGGGTACTTCCCACGAATTTCTCTATATGTCATGCCCTCCATCTGGCCAGCGTTCAGTTCGTCTAGCATGCGCATCTCCTTGACGTCGTATTTATCCTCGTTGAAGAACTGTGCAGTCTGGATAGAGCGTTGCATCATAGATGTCCAGACGCAGAAGTTGAGGTCGGTCTCAACGTCATAGGGAGTGCGCTGCGGGTTCGGAGGAGTGCTGTCGCCAGGGCGAGGTGGGAAATGGCTCGATTTCGCCTTGTTTTTTCGGGTAACCTCCCACATACCGCGTCTAAAATCAATAAAATTTGCGAGAGCGTGAGCATAACGGACACCGTTCCCGCTAAGTGGGGAGTCCCCTCCGATTTTACCGGCGACATCATCTAAACTCTCGCCGTGGCGAGAAATCCAAATCTGTCGAGGCGACAGATTGAAGTTGAGGAGGTAATACACGACCTGGGAAGACAGGAAGCCGTTCACCTCAAATGACACAACTTTTCGGCAGACGTCAATGGTCTTGACATACGGGATGTTATTCGCTTCTTCATATTCCCCGAGAGGCACGTATGAATTTTCGTACAGCTTCACACGCTTCTTGAAGTCTGCCAAGGCAACAGTTGGATCCATACCCTTGTAGTCTGGACCAGAGAGCTTGAGGAGCATGTTTGATTCCAACAAATTCTGGTCCAAGCACTGGCTCTCCACGAAAAGAACGTTTAAAGCCGGTCCGGCCTTCGCACGAATGTGCTCCATGATAGTCTTGCGACGCTTGATGGTGCTGTTAGTAGCGTCGAGGATACCAACACTTCCGCCCTGCTCGAGAATGTAGTCTAGGAGCTCATCCAAGGTCTCCAGAGCCACCCTCTCTCTGAGCTGCAACGCACGTTCATTTTTAGGGTCGAAAAAAACAGCGGACTGGTCCATTACTTCCTGCTCTTCACCGTCAACGGCCTTCTGCTTCTGGGACTTGCCAGCATGGCCCAAGGTCTCTGGACTTGGGACACCTGACTGTCCTTTGGCGGGCGTGGAAGGCCCAACAGTCATCGGACTAGCGTCTTGCAACCCCTTTCGCGGATCCTCCAAAGGCTGGCCATTGACTAGGATTCTGGCCGAAGGGACCGCAAGAGTAGCTTCAACTTGTTTGCGgacttcttctttctccGCAAGCTTCTTGTCGGTCACCATTTCACGAACAGAATCTCTCAGTTCTTCGACGGCTCCCGGGTCTTTTCCAAGCTCCTTTTCAGAGTCGACTTCGGACTTTTGGTCAGAGCTGTGTCCGGATTCGTCTTCAGACCTCTCTTCCGGCTCGTGTACTTTGGGGACCTGCAGAGGCTCCTTGGGCTCATCAAGTCCACCGCCGCTAGCAGCCACACGACGACGCTCTCCCACGTTGAAGATTCTGGTATCGTGCTGCAGCCAGTTCAAGTAGCGCGACAGCTTCTTGGTGATGTAGCTCTTGCCCCTGGCGGGCAGGCCCACCATAACGATGACGAGTTTGGAGCCAACATCGCGCTGAGCAATACGGCCATCGGGAGAAACCTTGGACTTGGTAAGGCCAGGAATATCGAGGGTCGTGGCACGGATCTTTCCAGGGGTTGAGGCGCCAGAACTATAGGATCTTGGGATACTATTTCCAGATTGAAGCGTTAGTTtatttttcaaaaaaaaaaaaaaaaagagagagagagagagagagagatgtAAATAATACTTTTCAGAGGCAGAAATGAAATTAAAAGCAGTGGTCCACAAGCGCGAAGGCGTGTGGGCGCGCGGCTAGGCTGCAACCCCTAACAGAAAGAAAGCCTGTATGACCCCCATGGCCAAGcacaaaaaggaaaaaagtaAAGCGGGAGCAGTACTTTATATCACAAGTGCAGACTGGGGAGATGGGACCGGCTACTCACATTTGGGGTGATGGAGGCGCGGTAGATACCGGAGTGTCAGTCAACGCATTCCCGACACCAGCGTGGGTCGCGGCACCAGCGTGAGAACCACTACCCAAATGGCAATCATTGCCAAGAGCTCTTCCGATCACAGTTTTCGTCGGAGGCATCAAAGTATCAGAGTCTTCCTGATCAGAGTGCTGCAGGAggggaagaggaggaggatgatgatgatgatgataatgatggttgttgttgttggCGATGCTGCTTTCACCGTCCTGATCACCGTGCATTCCGGCAGATGCATTAAAGAAGTTTGTCAGGACGGCGGTCCTCGCAAGGTGGGAGTGTTGGGACATGGATCGATCCCGGGAGTGGGCGGCTGGGGGTGGCTACCCTGGGCTTGGGGCTTGGGCACACGCACCTATCACGCCGTGCCTGTAAGGTTGGGGGGTTGGGAGGGTCAGCCCTATCAGCCTCGGAACAAGCTTTGGCTAATACCTAATGAAAATGTGTGGAGTCACGCAACATCAGCAGACGGGAATAGATAATAGATATAGAGTGGTTTCGGAAGGGAACTGGGGGACGGTTTTTTTATTTGATGAGGCTGTAATAATGTAGTAAGAGACGAATGTGTGGGAAAGCTGATTCCAGTGTAGATTTTACGCGATGGGCTGGAGATGTAAACAATGCACTAGGTCAACAAATAAACAGGTATCAGCCGAGAGACATCTAGAACAGTATGGAGTGGAAGGAGCAGGATggagcaaaaaagaaaacgaagaagaagagggaaaaaagcagtagagagaaaaaagagagggagagagagtgGATAGCAATATGCGAAGTGCTTTTTCAGCCTTCTCCAATGAGGTCAAGGTGACAGTTGTGTTAACAGAAGCTTCCTCGCTTTGACACTGGTTTTCAATCATAAACTGCTCAAGATTGCATCTTGCATCTATCGTCCTTCACATGGAAACAGTCAATGATGATCAAAGAGCATGCCCGCTGTTGGGTTATGACCCAAGGCTGACCATTGTGGCACTGTGATAAGCACATATTTTTCCCATTGACGGATATACCCGACAGGATGGTTGTTTTAGAGTCATATCATATCTTTGATTACTTGCAGCCTAAGTACCTTATGCAGCTCCGGGGCAATTGCTCGACCAACTAACCGTGGTTCTGTGCATCAAGATTGACTTGGATCCAAGTTTTGAGGTGCAAGGGGAGTGTGCGCAGGAGATGCGCCGCCTGATGCGCTGCCGATCCTGCTTTTCAGCGAAAAGCGAGATTCTCATGACTCGTACAGCTCGAGGCACTCTCCAACCACATAACTTACGCTTTAAATAACGCGAATCTTCTACTATTGTGCCGTGGAATGGAAACCGTGCCGTCATTTATCGGCGATCGCTAACCTGCATGCAGAACTAAAGCA
This window harbors:
- a CDS encoding uncharacterized protein (EggNog:ENOG410PHF2~COG:G~BUSCO:2959at33183), which produces MSQHSHLARTAVLTNFFNASAGMHGDQDGESSIANNNNHHYHHHHHPPPLPLLQHSDQEDSDTLMPPTKTVIGRALGNDCHLGSGSHAGAATHAGVGNALTDTPVSTAPPSPQIIPRSYSSGASTPGKIRATTLDIPGLTKSKVSPDGRIAQRDVGSKLVIVMVGLPARGKSYITKKLSRYLNWLQHDTRIFNVGERRRVAASGGGLDEPKEPLQVPKVHEPEERSEDESGHSSDQKSEVDSEKELGKDPGAVEELRDSVREMVTDKKLAEKEEVRKQVEATLAVPSARILVNGQPLEDPRKGLQDASPMTVGPSTPAKGQSGVPSPETLGHAGKSQKQKAVDGEEQEVMDQSAVFFDPKNERALQLRERVALETLDELLDYILEQGGSVGILDATNSTIKRRKTIMEHIRAKAGPALNVLFVESQCLDQNLLESNMLLKLSGPDYKGMDPTVALADFKKRVKLYENSYVPLGEYEEANNIPYVKTIDVCRKVVSFEVNGFLSSQVVYYLLNFNLSPRQIWISRHGESLDDVAGKIGGDSPLSGNGVRYAHALANFIDFRRGMWEVTRKNKAKSSHFPPRPGDSTPPNPQRTPYDVETDLNFCVWTSMMQRSIQTAQFFNEDKYDVKEMRMLDELNAGQMEGMTYREIRGKYPEDYALRRRQKLHYRYPGVGGEGYLDVINRLRAVIVEVERMTDHVLLVGHRSVARVLLAYFLGLKREILTDLDVPLGTIYSIEPKPYGVEFKVFRYNPSTEWFDELPNYELKHETYY
- a CDS encoding uncharacterized protein (EggNog:ENOG410PHF2~COG:G~BUSCO:2959at33183); the encoded protein is MVGLPARGKSYITKKLSRYLNWLQHDTRIFNVGERRRVAASGGGLDEPKEPLQVPKVHEPEERSEDESGHSSDQKSEVDSEKELGKDPGAVEELRDSVREMVTDKKLAEKEEVRKQVEATLAVPSARILVNGQPLEDPRKGLQDASPMTVGPSTPAKGQSGVPSPETLGHAGKSQKQKAVDGEEQEVMDQSAVFFDPKNERALQLRERVALETLDELLDYILEQGGSVGILDATNSTIKRRKTIMEHIRAKAGPALNVLFVESQCLDQNLLESNMLLKLSGPDYKGMDPTVALADFKKRVKLYENSYVPLGEYEEANNIPYVKTIDVCRKVVSFEVNGFLSSQVVYYLLNFNLSPRQIWISRHGESLDDVAGKIGGDSPLSGNGVRYAHALANFIDFRRGMWEVTRKNKAKSSHFPPRPGDSTPPNPQRTPYDVETDLNFCVWTSMMQRSIQTAQFFNEDKYDVKEMRMLDELNAGQMEGMTYREIRGKYPEDYALRRRQKLHYRYPGVGGEGYLDVINRLRAVIVEVERMTDHVLLVGHRSVARVLLAYFLGLKREILTDLDVPLGTIYSIEPKPYGVEFKVFRYNPSTEWFDELPNYELKHETYY